A region from the Aquimarina sp. ERC-38 genome encodes:
- a CDS encoding TPM domain-containing protein, with protein MKTIVKQVRFTALFTILMGLLLPLYGQLQIPPKPTQQTSVYDGANILSPQEAKRLEQKLIQYADTTSTQIVVATINSLQGEYIGTYAAEWGQRWGIGQSKEDNGLLILIAKEDRKIFITTGYGLEERLTDFTTKTIIDQIITPEFKAGNFYGGLDKGTSAIFEVLNGTFKGSRPRNSQSDGPPFSMILIIIIFVIIILSMSKNNKGGGRNGGRRSGAGSLLDILILSSMGRGGFGGGSGGGGFGGGGGFGGGFGGGGFGGGGAGGSW; from the coding sequence ATGAAAACCATTGTAAAACAAGTTCGATTTACTGCACTATTCACAATTCTGATGGGTTTGTTGTTGCCATTATATGGTCAATTACAAATTCCACCTAAACCTACCCAACAAACATCTGTATATGATGGCGCTAATATACTTTCTCCACAGGAAGCCAAGCGCTTAGAACAGAAACTTATTCAGTATGCAGATACTACTTCGACTCAAATTGTAGTAGCTACTATCAATTCGTTGCAGGGGGAATATATTGGCACCTACGCAGCTGAATGGGGGCAACGATGGGGAATCGGGCAGTCTAAAGAAGATAATGGTTTGCTTATTTTAATAGCTAAAGAAGACCGGAAAATTTTTATCACTACCGGGTATGGTCTGGAAGAACGACTTACGGATTTTACTACAAAAACCATTATCGACCAGATCATCACCCCTGAATTTAAAGCAGGTAACTTTTACGGGGGATTGGATAAAGGGACTTCTGCTATTTTTGAGGTGTTAAACGGTACTTTTAAAGGAAGTCGACCACGAAATTCTCAAAGTGATGGTCCACCATTTTCAATGATTCTAATTATTATCATCTTTGTCATTATTATTTTATCCATGTCCAAAAATAACAAAGGTGGCGGAAGAAACGGAGGACGTCGATCCGGTGCAGGTAGCTTGCTTGATATCCTAATTTTAAGCAGTATGGGTCGTGGTGGCTTTGGTGGCGGTTCCGGTGGCGGAGGCTTCGGTGGCGGCGGAGGTTTTGGTGGCGGCTTCGGTGGCGGTGGTTTCGGCGGTGGAGGTGCTGGCGGGAGTTGGTAG
- a CDS encoding TPM domain-containing protein, producing MKSEVEAFLTAEEEQEIVEAIRQAELTTSGEIRVHIEPHTDKDVVERAAEVFHWLKMDTTAQRNGVLIYVAVQDHTFSIYGDIGINKVVPDDFWESTRTVIQSHFRNGEFVKGFVEGILKAGEQLQTHFPWDHSDQNELPDEISKG from the coding sequence ATGAAATCTGAAGTTGAAGCTTTTCTAACCGCTGAAGAGGAACAGGAAATTGTAGAAGCCATACGACAGGCAGAACTGACCACATCCGGGGAGATTAGGGTGCATATCGAACCTCATACGGATAAAGATGTGGTTGAACGTGCTGCGGAAGTTTTTCACTGGTTAAAAATGGATACCACGGCACAACGGAATGGTGTACTTATTTACGTTGCAGTTCAGGACCATACCTTTTCTATTTACGGAGATATCGGGATCAATAAAGTAGTTCCGGATGATTTTTGGGAAAGTACGCGTACCGTAATTCAATCTCATTTTAGAAATGGAGAGTTCGTAAAAGGTTTTGTAGAAGGCATTTTAAAAGCAGGAGAACAACTACAAACCCATTTTCCATGGGATCATTCGGATCAAAATGAATTACCGGATGAAATTTCGAAAGGCTAA
- a CDS encoding ATP-binding protein encodes MSIPGISAQRALLKGEIEQVVDSILLHNKGRIYDDDISEVINNNNKVLILVENLPNPQKERYQAEAYNLQGIVYYQLEEMEKAVDFFNKTAAIAEKNKDSLLAARALGNIAIIRIDSYKDLTGAIKNYKQALTLLRPVDSIAENRVQLNMAWAYAKNKQYAEAKNILNLCEEFTFAYGNPQERTYFYHIDGQYYHSIDSLDLAADAYQEAIRLGKEHDVDAVPDIYKDYAFTLRALGKPEATIANLLTYADLKDQEFQNMQKAQNEIANSRFEVAHFQREKRYAESRMNRSRILSKIAIGSLAVLVVFLFTLWYLNRKNIKLASLLSVQNDQLQLTNDKYEKALKQKSQFINTVSHELRTPLYGVVGITSLLLNSKNLDEQQSEYLNSLKFSGDYLLNLINDILLMSKIEVSKIEPIIESFNLKELSISIVKSFDNLTDEANNQIEYHIDPDIPTIVSGDRLRLSQILINLIGNANKFTAGGLIQLKLSCTKYTSTDIQILFEVIDNGIGIPEDKQEDIFESFSQVDAKESAFKGTGLGLPIIKKLIEFYGGTIAVESELGKGSRFWFELTFKTVKEDIKQTEQTQNSDFDIVNKKILVAEDNKINQLVTKKTLENFGFICDLADNGQIAIDMFQNKTYDAILMDLHMPVMNGIEAIKQIRKSDTSIPIVLLTASEMKQDDPLLQNVAINEILIKPYATQHFFNVILNVLRK; translated from the coding sequence TTGTCGATTCCAGGTATTTCTGCACAACGTGCTTTATTAAAAGGAGAAATTGAGCAAGTAGTGGATAGTATATTATTACACAATAAAGGACGTATCTACGATGATGATATTAGCGAGGTTATTAATAATAACAATAAAGTTTTAATCTTAGTTGAAAACCTTCCTAATCCGCAAAAGGAAAGATATCAGGCCGAAGCTTATAATTTACAAGGGATTGTATATTATCAGCTAGAAGAGATGGAAAAAGCCGTGGATTTTTTTAATAAAACCGCAGCAATTGCTGAAAAAAATAAAGATTCTCTTCTTGCAGCCAGGGCTTTAGGTAATATTGCTATTATCCGTATAGATAGCTACAAGGATTTAACAGGTGCTATTAAAAATTATAAACAAGCATTAACCCTACTTCGTCCGGTAGATTCAATCGCAGAAAACAGAGTGCAACTTAATATGGCCTGGGCTTATGCAAAAAACAAACAATATGCAGAAGCTAAAAATATCCTGAATCTTTGTGAAGAATTTACATTTGCTTACGGGAACCCTCAGGAACGTACGTATTTCTATCATATTGACGGTCAGTATTATCATTCTATAGATTCTTTAGATCTAGCCGCAGATGCTTATCAAGAAGCGATTCGTCTCGGTAAAGAACATGATGTGGATGCTGTTCCGGATATCTATAAAGATTATGCTTTTACTCTAAGAGCATTAGGTAAACCGGAAGCTACTATTGCCAATCTATTGACTTATGCGGATTTAAAAGACCAGGAGTTTCAAAATATGCAAAAAGCACAAAACGAAATTGCAAACTCCAGGTTTGAGGTAGCTCATTTCCAGCGAGAAAAAAGATATGCTGAAAGTAGGATGAACCGGTCGCGTATCTTATCTAAAATTGCTATTGGTTCTCTTGCAGTCTTAGTGGTTTTTTTATTTACGTTATGGTACCTGAACAGGAAAAACATTAAATTGGCTTCCCTCCTATCGGTTCAAAACGATCAACTGCAATTGACTAATGATAAATATGAGAAAGCACTAAAACAAAAATCTCAATTTATCAATACGGTTAGTCATGAACTACGCACCCCCTTATACGGAGTAGTAGGAATTACTTCTTTATTATTAAATTCTAAAAATCTGGATGAACAACAAAGTGAATATTTAAACTCCCTTAAATTTTCAGGAGATTACTTATTAAATTTAATTAATGATATTTTACTGATGAGTAAGATAGAGGTAAGTAAGATCGAACCGATCATAGAAAGTTTTAATCTTAAAGAACTTTCTATTAGTATTGTAAAATCCTTTGATAATCTAACAGATGAAGCAAATAACCAGATTGAATATCATATTGATCCTGATATACCTACTATTGTTTCGGGTGATCGACTTCGATTGTCTCAAATATTAATCAATCTCATTGGTAATGCAAATAAATTCACCGCTGGTGGCCTTATTCAATTGAAATTGAGTTGTACAAAATACACCTCTACGGATATTCAAATATTATTTGAAGTGATCGATAATGGCATTGGTATTCCTGAAGATAAACAAGAAGATATTTTTGAAAGTTTTTCACAAGTGGATGCTAAAGAAAGTGCTTTTAAAGGAACCGGACTTGGTTTACCGATTATTAAAAAGTTAATTGAATTTTACGGAGGAACGATTGCCGTAGAAAGCGAACTGGGTAAAGGTTCAAGATTTTGGTTTGAACTTACTTTTAAAACGGTAAAAGAGGATATAAAACAAACCGAACAAACTCAAAATTCTGATTTTGACATCGTCAATAAAAAAATCCTGGTAGCTGAAGATAATAAAATCAACCAACTGGTTACTAAAAAGACCCTGGAAAATTTTGGGTTTATTTGTGATCTTGCGGATAACGGTCAAATTGCTATTGATATGTTTCAAAATAAAACCTATGATGCTATCTTGATGGATTTACATATGCCTGTAATGAACGGTATTGAAGCTATAAAACAGATTAGGAAATCAGACACTTCCATCCCTATTGTACTTTTAACGGCTTCTGAAATGAAACAAGACGACCCCTTGTTGCAAAATGTCGCTATTAATGAGATTCTTATTAAACCTTATGCTACGCAACACTTTTTTAATGTAATTCTAAATGTTCTTCGTAAATAG
- a CDS encoding M23 family metallopeptidase — MSKVKYYYDSDTLSYRKIEQKKGRKFGIAILGVLGAFLAGFILLLIYLNIPALETPKEKAYKRELENMQLQFELINKQLKKDHKVLQEIAERDDNIYRLYFGAQPVPEEIRNAGFGGINRYKGYEGYDNSELITNTKKQIDKLTKQIAVQSISLDEIAKLAEQKEELLTTIPAIQPIKNSDMKRMASGYGWRSDPFTKARKFHYGMDFSAPSGTPIFASGSGTITRADANSTGYGNHVRIDHGFNYVSLYAHLSKYNVKKGQKVKRGDIIGYVGSTGRSVAPHLHYEIFKDGERINPRNFYYGSLTTEEFNEMLKASTLINETLD; from the coding sequence ATGTCAAAGGTTAAATATTACTACGACAGCGATACCTTATCCTATCGTAAAATAGAACAAAAGAAAGGTCGCAAGTTTGGGATTGCCATTCTTGGAGTACTTGGTGCTTTTCTAGCGGGTTTTATTTTACTCCTGATTTATTTAAATATTCCTGCTTTAGAAACTCCTAAAGAGAAAGCCTATAAAAGAGAACTGGAGAACATGCAGTTGCAGTTCGAATTAATTAATAAGCAATTAAAGAAAGATCATAAAGTATTACAGGAAATTGCAGAACGAGATGATAATATCTATCGATTATACTTCGGGGCACAGCCCGTTCCTGAAGAAATACGTAATGCCGGTTTCGGAGGGATTAACCGTTATAAAGGATATGAAGGGTATGATAATTCGGAATTAATTACCAATACTAAAAAACAAATTGATAAATTAACTAAACAGATCGCGGTACAATCCATCTCTCTGGATGAGATTGCCAAGTTAGCTGAGCAAAAAGAAGAATTATTAACTACAATCCCCGCCATACAACCTATTAAAAATTCGGATATGAAACGAATGGCTTCGGGTTACGGATGGCGAAGTGATCCTTTTACAAAGGCGAGAAAATTTCATTACGGTATGGACTTTTCTGCTCCTTCCGGAACTCCAATCTTTGCTTCTGGAAGTGGCACCATTACCCGGGCTGATGCCAATTCTACCGGATACGGAAATCACGTGCGTATTGACCATGGATTTAATTATGTGAGTTTATATGCGCATCTAAGTAAATACAATGTTAAAAAAGGACAAAAAGTAAAAAGAGGTGATATTATCGGATATGTAGGGAGTACCGGAAGATCTGTAGCACCACACCTGCATTACGAAATATTTAAAGACGGTGAACGTATCAATCCCCGTAATTTTTATTACGGCAGTTTGACTACGGAAGAATTTAATGAAATGCTGAAAGCATCTACATTGATCAATGAAACCCTGGATTGA
- the era gene encoding GTPase Era, with protein MTHKAGFVNIIGNPNVGKSTLMNAFVGERLSIITSKAQTTRHRILGIVNGADFQMILSDTPGIIKPAYELQESMMDFVKSAFEDADVLIYMVEIGEKDLKDEAFFTKITQAKIPVFLLLNKIDTSNQEQLEEQLEWWSKKVPNALIFPISALQNFNVKEVFTQIVAYLPESPPFYPKDQLTDKPERFFVNEAIREQILQNYKKEIPYSVEVVTEEFFEDENIIRIRSIIMVERDSQKGILIGHKGSALKRVGVEARKSLEKFFGKQIHIELVVKVNKNWRNNERQLKRFGYLNK; from the coding sequence ATGACACATAAAGCAGGGTTTGTAAATATTATTGGAAATCCTAACGTAGGAAAATCAACCTTAATGAATGCATTTGTAGGGGAACGCCTATCTATCATTACATCTAAAGCACAAACCACACGACATCGTATTCTGGGAATTGTAAACGGAGCTGATTTTCAAATGATCTTATCCGATACACCAGGAATTATCAAACCTGCCTATGAATTACAGGAATCCATGATGGATTTTGTAAAATCTGCTTTTGAAGATGCGGATGTTTTAATCTATATGGTAGAAATCGGAGAAAAAGACTTAAAAGACGAAGCTTTTTTTACTAAAATTACTCAGGCTAAAATACCGGTATTTTTATTACTTAATAAAATTGACACTTCAAATCAGGAACAATTAGAAGAACAACTGGAATGGTGGTCAAAAAAAGTACCTAACGCCTTAATTTTTCCAATCTCTGCGCTTCAAAATTTTAATGTAAAAGAAGTTTTTACTCAGATAGTAGCTTACTTGCCGGAATCTCCTCCTTTTTACCCAAAAGATCAGTTAACGGACAAACCGGAACGTTTTTTTGTAAATGAAGCTATTCGTGAGCAAATTTTACAGAACTACAAAAAAGAAATCCCTTATTCGGTAGAAGTAGTCACAGAAGAATTTTTTGAGGATGAAAATATTATTAGAATTCGTTCTATTATTATGGTAGAGCGGGATTCGCAAAAAGGAATTTTAATTGGTCATAAAGGGAGTGCTTTAAAGCGAGTAGGGGTAGAAGCAAGAAAATCATTAGAAAAATTCTTCGGAAAACAAATCCATATTGAATTAGTGGTGAAAGTAAATAAAAACTGGCGGAATAACGAACGGCAACTTAAACGTTTTGGGTATTTAAATAAATAG
- a CDS encoding MerR family transcriptional regulator: MHVDLPEKMYYSIGEVAEAFQVNTSLIRFWEKEFDMIKPKKNAKGNRKFTPEDVRNLSFIYHLVKERGFTLEGAKIHLKEQKDAAMTNFHIVQKLEGIKSELLKIKNQL, translated from the coding sequence ATGCACGTAGATTTACCTGAAAAAATGTATTACAGTATCGGAGAAGTCGCCGAAGCTTTTCAAGTGAACACTTCTTTGATCCGATTTTGGGAAAAGGAATTTGATATGATCAAACCCAAGAAAAATGCAAAAGGCAACCGTAAGTTCACCCCGGAAGATGTGAGGAACCTATCTTTTATCTATCATCTGGTAAAAGAACGTGGTTTTACCCTGGAAGGTGCTAAAATACATTTAAAAGAACAAAAGGATGCTGCCATGACTAATTTTCATATCGTTCAAAAATTAGAAGGGATCAAGTCAGAACTTTTAAAAATAAAAAATCAACTTTGA
- a CDS encoding SDR family oxidoreductase codes for MNIILTGATGTLGSRILYELFLQKGNNLQSVFLLVRDKNHTTGKERIVKVLKSEFAPPCIKNHISDILKKIVCIEEKNFFLPHLFLKEKNFLFIHSAGYVNLSVNESQNEDIINQNLQFTKKLYRAYKNYIQKFVFISTAFSIGNVEGFIENDYSTYKVSSFRNAYEESKHHSEIFLTKQCLKDHIQLQILRPSVLGGNTMDAPESFISRYMVFFLFAKFFYHADKKDSIRIVTNASANLNIIPNDYAAKVIVKVLDANLPYLNITHKQGTNIIQGISKILDSVGFSNYSFVNSAYEDMNDLEKFYYKTIGNHLNPYLTSRSQEWDTELLEEFIQIPDYNLLSYLSNNIKYAVTMNFKSQNW; via the coding sequence ATGAATATCATATTAACGGGTGCTACTGGAACTTTAGGATCAAGAATACTCTATGAACTTTTTTTACAGAAGGGGAATAATTTACAAAGCGTTTTTTTATTAGTTAGAGATAAGAACCATACTACGGGTAAAGAAAGAATTGTAAAAGTTTTAAAAAGTGAATTTGCCCCTCCATGCATTAAAAATCATATTTCTGATATTTTAAAAAAGATTGTATGTATTGAAGAAAAGAATTTCTTTTTACCTCACTTGTTTCTTAAAGAAAAAAACTTTCTTTTTATACATTCTGCCGGATATGTAAATCTTTCTGTCAACGAATCTCAGAATGAAGATATCATTAATCAGAACTTACAATTTACTAAAAAGTTATATCGTGCATATAAGAACTACATACAAAAGTTCGTATTTATCAGTACTGCGTTTTCGATAGGTAATGTAGAAGGTTTTATAGAAAACGATTATAGCACATATAAAGTTTCATCCTTTAGAAACGCCTATGAAGAATCAAAACATCATTCTGAAATATTTCTGACTAAGCAATGTTTAAAAGATCATATACAACTTCAAATTTTAAGACCAAGTGTTCTGGGAGGCAACACTATGGATGCACCGGAGTCATTTATATCCAGATACATGGTGTTTTTTTTATTTGCTAAATTCTTTTATCATGCAGATAAGAAAGATTCTATTCGAATTGTTACAAACGCTAGTGCAAATTTAAACATTATTCCTAATGACTACGCGGCAAAAGTTATCGTTAAAGTATTAGATGCTAACCTACCTTACTTAAACATAACTCACAAACAGGGAACTAATATTATACAAGGCATATCTAAAATTTTGGATTCTGTAGGTTTTTCAAATTACTCCTTTGTCAATTCAGCTTATGAAGATATGAATGATTTAGAAAAATTTTATTACAAGACCATAGGTAATCATTTAAACCCTTATCTAACTTCTAGATCTCAGGAATGGGACACGGAACTTCTGGAAGAATTTATTCAAATTCCTGATTACAATCTTTTATCCTATCTTTCAAATAATATTAAATATGCAGTTACTATGAATTTTAAAAGTCAGAATTGGTAA
- a CDS encoding CapA family protein yields MLKKLFLFCQILFLFINVTTYAQLLPEKELDSITELLESYEVKIAAYQTYTVMAVGDIMMGTNFPNVSYLPPPGQHPFKNVMPLLQKANVLFGNLEGTLTDTGENAKNCSDPSKCYSFRSPEAYGTYLQDAGFNVMSIANNHIGDFGDIGIKNTAKTLKKYNIAYAGIFAQESTVFKKDGITYGFCAFAPNKDCLKIQNIKNARRIVRELKEKADVILVSFHGGAEGFEHTHVPRSTERYYGEDRGNVYQFAHELIDEGADLIFGHGPHVSRGFEVYKDRFIAYSLGNFCTYARFNVTGIKGYAPIVAVEIDRSGKFIKGKLYSAKQEDEVYPFMDNTKGALKEIKALSTEDFPENPLVFDEEGNFEPQKGS; encoded by the coding sequence ATGCTTAAAAAACTATTTTTGTTTTGTCAGATACTTTTTCTTTTTATAAACGTCACTACATACGCCCAGTTACTACCAGAAAAAGAACTGGATTCCATAACCGAATTACTTGAATCTTACGAAGTAAAAATTGCTGCTTATCAAACCTATACGGTAATGGCCGTAGGTGATATCATGATGGGTACGAACTTTCCGAATGTAAGTTACCTGCCACCGCCCGGTCAACATCCTTTTAAAAATGTCATGCCGTTGTTACAAAAAGCCAATGTACTCTTTGGAAACTTAGAAGGCACCCTTACGGATACAGGAGAAAATGCTAAGAACTGCTCCGATCCGTCCAAATGTTATTCTTTTCGTTCTCCGGAAGCTTATGGCACCTATCTTCAGGATGCCGGATTTAATGTAATGAGTATTGCCAACAACCATATTGGGGATTTTGGAGATATTGGTATTAAAAACACGGCAAAAACCTTGAAAAAGTATAACATTGCTTATGCAGGTATTTTTGCTCAGGAATCCACCGTTTTTAAAAAAGACGGAATTACTTACGGGTTTTGTGCTTTTGCTCCTAACAAAGATTGCTTAAAGATTCAAAATATAAAGAATGCCAGACGTATTGTACGTGAATTAAAAGAGAAGGCAGACGTTATCCTGGTCTCTTTTCACGGGGGTGCTGAGGGTTTTGAACATACGCATGTTCCCAGATCTACTGAAAGATATTATGGAGAAGACCGTGGTAATGTATATCAATTTGCTCACGAACTCATTGATGAAGGTGCCGATTTAATTTTTGGTCATGGACCTCATGTATCTCGGGGATTTGAAGTATATAAAGATCGATTTATTGCTTACAGTTTAGGTAATTTCTGTACCTATGCTCGTTTTAATGTAACCGGAATTAAAGGATACGCTCCGATAGTTGCGGTTGAAATTGATCGAAGTGGGAAGTTTATAAAAGGAAAATTATATAGTGCAAAGCAAGAGGACGAAGTGTATCCTTTTATGGATAATACTAAAGGAGCTTTGAAAGAAATTAAAGCATTATCAACCGAGGATTTTCCTGAAAACCCGTTAGTTTTTGATGAAGAAGGTAATTTTGAACCACAAAAAGGAAGTTAG
- the der gene encoding ribosome biogenesis GTPase Der, with translation MSAIVAIVGRPNVGKSTFFNRLIQRREAIVDAVSGVTRDRHYGKSDWNGREFSLIDTGGYVKGSDDVFEAEIDKQVELAIEEADVIIFMVDVETGITGMDEDVASLLRKVKKPVFLAVNKVDNAMRAANAVEFYNLGLGDYYTIASINGSGTGELLDALIKELPEKQEEVDSDLPRFAVVGRPNAGKSSFINALIGEDRYIVTDVAGTTRDAIDTKYDRFGFEFNLVDTAGIRRKSKVKEDLEFYSVMRSIRAIEHSDVCLLVVDATRGFDGQVQNIFWLAERNRKGIVILVNKWDLVQNKESNTLKDYEKHIRREIEPFTDVPIVFISVLNKQRIFKAIETAVEVFKNRSKKIKTSVMNDTMLPIIERNPPPAYKGKYVKIKYCMQLPTPQPQFAFFCNLPQYIRDPYKRYLENQLRKEFNFHGVPIAVYFRKK, from the coding sequence ATGAGTGCAATTGTTGCTATTGTCGGTCGACCAAACGTAGGAAAATCCACTTTTTTTAATCGATTAATTCAGAGAAGAGAAGCTATTGTAGATGCAGTAAGTGGGGTTACCCGGGATCGCCACTATGGAAAAAGCGATTGGAACGGAAGGGAATTTTCATTAATTGATACTGGGGGTTACGTAAAAGGAAGCGATGATGTTTTTGAAGCTGAAATTGACAAACAGGTAGAACTGGCTATTGAAGAGGCAGACGTCATTATTTTTATGGTTGATGTAGAAACGGGAATCACCGGAATGGATGAAGATGTGGCGAGTTTACTACGTAAAGTTAAAAAACCTGTTTTTTTAGCGGTAAATAAGGTCGACAATGCCATGCGGGCTGCAAATGCCGTGGAGTTTTATAACCTCGGACTTGGTGATTACTATACTATTGCCAGTATAAACGGGAGTGGTACCGGTGAATTGTTAGATGCCCTGATCAAAGAACTACCGGAAAAACAAGAGGAAGTTGATAGTGACCTCCCCAGATTTGCAGTTGTCGGAAGGCCTAATGCCGGCAAATCCTCGTTTATCAATGCATTAATCGGAGAGGATAGATATATTGTGACCGATGTAGCCGGAACGACACGTGACGCTATCGATACTAAATACGATCGTTTCGGATTTGAATTTAACCTGGTAGATACTGCTGGAATCCGAAGAAAATCAAAAGTAAAAGAAGACCTGGAGTTTTACTCCGTTATGCGATCTATTCGTGCTATTGAACATAGCGATGTATGCTTGTTGGTTGTAGATGCCACCCGGGGTTTTGACGGACAAGTACAAAACATTTTTTGGTTAGCCGAGCGTAACCGAAAAGGTATTGTTATTTTGGTAAACAAATGGGATTTAGTTCAAAATAAAGAAAGTAATACCTTAAAGGATTATGAAAAGCATATTCGTCGTGAGATAGAGCCATTTACAGATGTACCTATTGTATTTATCTCCGTACTTAACAAACAACGAATTTTTAAAGCTATTGAAACTGCCGTAGAAGTATTTAAAAATCGTTCTAAAAAGATTAAAACCAGCGTAATGAACGATACGATGTTGCCTATTATCGAACGAAATCCACCTCCGGCGTACAAAGGTAAGTATGTAAAAATTAAATATTGCATGCAATTGCCTACGCCACAACCACAGTTTGCTTTCTTCTGTAATTTACCACAATATATCAGGGATCCGTATAAGCGCTATCTAGAAAATCAACTACGTAAAGAATTTAATTTCCACGGAGTACCCATTGCAGTATATTTTAGGAAGAAGTAG
- a CDS encoding LemA family protein produces the protein MKKVLVPIAIIIAIVVVLYMVFAGRYNQAVTLQEDAQTSWSNVESAYQRRNDLIGNLVKTVQGAADFERNTLTEVIEARAKATGVNIDPSNITPEQLQQFQQAQSGLSSALSRLLVTVERYPDLKANQNFLNLQTQLEGTENRINVERNRFNESVGTYNKYLRVFPNNLVLGLFGSFDKMARFEAEEGSEKAPDVDFDFNS, from the coding sequence ATGAAAAAAGTATTAGTTCCCATAGCAATAATCATTGCTATTGTTGTCGTTTTATATATGGTATTTGCAGGACGTTATAATCAGGCAGTTACCCTTCAAGAAGATGCGCAAACTTCCTGGTCTAATGTAGAAAGTGCTTATCAACGTAGAAATGATTTAATTGGCAACCTGGTCAAAACGGTACAGGGGGCTGCGGATTTTGAAAGAAATACGCTTACTGAAGTCATAGAAGCACGGGCAAAGGCTACCGGTGTAAATATTGACCCTAGTAATATCACTCCTGAACAATTACAACAATTTCAACAGGCACAAAGCGGGCTATCCTCTGCCCTATCCCGACTTTTAGTTACCGTAGAACGCTATCCTGATTTAAAAGCAAATCAGAATTTCTTAAACCTACAAACACAGTTAGAAGGGACAGAAAACCGTATCAACGTCGAACGTAATCGCTTTAATGAATCAGTAGGTACTTATAACAAATACCTACGGGTATTTCCTAACAACCTGGTACTAGGATTATTTGGTAGTTTTGATAAAATGGCAAGATTTGAAGCTGAAGAAGGATCTGAGAAAGCACCGGATGTTGATTTTGACTTTAATAGCTAA